One Brassica napus cultivar Da-Ae chromosome C4, Da-Ae, whole genome shotgun sequence genomic region harbors:
- the LOC106396963 gene encoding transcription repressor OFP15 codes for MKIPFVNKNHSSFSCSSNSNSVSSSTNSTSWAWPSCHQNPKTISFRATITFTNPIHEQEDDEVDQPEIKESIESVIKGLRSSERLIFEIKGESNSILEEATTRRVQEEEEEKEEEAEEEEEGFLLLSLESSDPYSDFKRSMEEMVEAHSLHHDWRSLEQLLVQFLKVNAKTSHRYIFAAFVDLLLNLTLHTNEPISNNIAKDEMDGVSESRAAAGEASTSYCTSIGLGESPLSPLSFYTSCSSSSSSDETSSTSVRFLPLSSLLEMDEKTKDILV; via the coding sequence atgaaaatcccATTTGTGAACAAGAACCACTCTTCGTTTTCGTGTTCTTCAAATTCAAATTCAGTTTCATCATCAACAAATTCCACTTCATGGGCATGGCCTTCTTGTCATCAAAACCCTAAGACCATATCGTTCAGAGCCACCATCACTTTCACCAACCCTATCCACGAGCAAGAAGACGATGAGGTTGACCAACCTGAGATCAAAGAGTCGATAGAGAGTGTGATAAAAGGTCTAAGATCTTCAGAGAGACTCATCTTCGAAATCAAAGGAGAATCCAACTCTATACTCGAAGAAGCTACAACTAGGCGagtacaagaagaggaagaagaaaaagaagaagaagcagaggaggaagaggaaggtTTCTTGCTCTTGTCCTTGGAATCAAGCGACCCTTACTCTGACTTCAAGAGATCCATGGAGGAGATGGTTGAGGCACACTCGCTTCACCACGACTGGAGAAGCCTCGAGCAGCTTCTTGTCCAGTTCTTGAAAGTCAACGCCAAGACCAGCCATCGATACATCTTCGCCGCTTTTGTCGATCTACTCTTGAACTTAACACTACACACGAATGAACCCATCAGTAACAACATTGCCAAAGACGAAATGGACGGCGTTTCTGAGtcacgcgccgccgccggagAGGCTAGCACTTCTTATTGTACCAGTATAGGTCTTGGAGAATCTCCCTTATCTCCTTTGTCGTTCTACACGTCgtgttcttcgtcttcttcctccgATGAGACTTCATCCACGTCCGTACGATTCTTGCCGTTGTCTTCGTTGTTAGAGATGGATGAGAAAACTAAAGACATTTTGGTTTAG
- the LOC106449338 gene encoding transcription repressor OFP6-like, producing MAVKSKKKMVLKAVSVVDIGCSNCKFPTLSSFFNRSSKKPSLYSSSYGHGHGHSSSTTTTTVSSSSAIPSTTHWFSDNTSSSSAATPSAAVAVEKDSDDPYLDFRQSMLQMILENEIYSKDDLRELLNCFLSLNEPYHHSIIIRAFSEIWEGVFSAAVKRRGSVQESPLVRHHGPSRASRDYHNHHYH from the coding sequence ATGGCGGTGAAAAGCAAGAAGAAGATGGTCCTTAAGGCAGTCTCTGTTGTTGACATCGGTTGCAGCAACTGTAAGTTCCCAACCTTGTCTTCTTTTTTCAACCGTTCCTCCAAAAAGCCCAGCCTCTACTCCTCTTCTTACGGCCACGGCCACGGCcactcctcctccaccaccaccaccaccgtctCTTCCTCCTCCGCCATTCCCTCCACTACTCACTGGTTCTCCGACaacacctcctcctcctccgccgccacACCCTCAGCCGCCGTCGCCGTCGAGAAAGACTCCGACGACCCTTACCTCGATTTCCGCCAGTCTATGCTTCAGATGATTCTCGAGAACGAGATTTACTCCAAAGACGATCTCAGGGAGCTTCTCAACTGCTTCCTCTCACTCAACGAGCCTTACCACCACAGCATCATCATCCGCGCCTTCTCCGAAATATGGGAAGGAGTGTTCTCAGCCGCCGTCAAACGCCGTGGTAGCGTACAAGAGTCTCCGCTCGTCCGTCATCATGGGCCGTCACGGGCCTCACGTGATTACCATAATCACCATTACCACTGA
- the LOC106445599 gene encoding HVA22-like protein j encodes MLGDLIIRFLVLILGYTYPAFECFKTVEKNKVDIEELRFWCQYWILLALISSFERVGDIFISWLPLYGEMKVVFFVYLWYPKTKGTRHVYETLLKPYIAQHETEIDRKIMELRARAWDFFIFYFHNFAQAAQSTFIQAFQYVLAQSLRFPAAAAANQPPNVNVKTQSPVETESEPNSPPAPRALNKSLSALRSLEKQTSRGRKWPPPTPPQTPGREAARTFNGEGVDIPDTIPGSPITDARARLRRSNSRSEAAS; translated from the exons ATGTTGGGAGATCTCATCATCAGATTCCTTGT ATTAATATTAGGGTACACATACCCAGCTTTCGAATGCTTTAAAACGGTGGAGAAGAACAAAGTTGATATCGAGGAACTCAGATTCTGGTGCCAATACTG GATACTGTTGGCGCTAATTTCGTCGTTCGAGAGGGTTGGCGATATATTTATCTCATG GTTACCGTTATATGGAGAAATGAAAGTGGTCTTCTTCGTATATCTGTGGTATCCCAAAACTAAG GGAACGAGGCATGTGTATGAGACGTTGTTGAAGCCATACATAGCTCAGCATGAGACAGAAATTGACAGAAAGATTATGGAGTTGCGAGCTAGAGCTTGGGACTTTTTCATATTCTATTTCCACAATTTTGCCCAGGCTGCTCAATCCACCTTCATTCAGGCTTTTCAATATGTACTCGCCCAATCGCTCCGGTTCCCTGCTGCAGCCGCAGCTAACCAACCG CCGAACGTGAACGTTAAAACGCAGTCACCGGTGGAGACAGAGAGTGAACCGAACTCACCACCCGCCCCTAGAGCGTTGAACAAATCATTATCAGCGTTGCGATCGCTAGAGAAGCAAACGAGCAGGGGGAGGAAGTGGCCACCACCGACACCACCCCAAACACCAGGCCGAGAAGCAGCCAGAACGTTCAACGGAGAAGGAGTCGACATTCCAGATACAATTCCAGGATCACCCATCACCGATGCCCGAGCCAGGCTTCGACGTTCTAACTCCAGGTCTGAGGCCGCATCATAG